In the genome of Desulfovibrio sp. TomC, one region contains:
- a CDS encoding universal stress protein encodes MVAIKTILCALDFSEVSPKVAEYAKTLAAALGAKVVALYVAPSLTQYVEFHVQASYIDDFVSGIVSGASDTMDSFVKEYFKGVPVEGRVVSGYAAEEIVRAAEEVSADMIVLGTHGRKGIDKILFGSVAEKVIKTAAVPVLSMRPEIKAD; translated from the coding sequence GTGCGCCCTGGATTTTTCGGAAGTCAGCCCCAAGGTGGCCGAATACGCCAAGACCCTGGCTGCGGCCCTTGGCGCCAAAGTCGTGGCCCTGTATGTGGCCCCGTCCCTGACCCAATATGTCGAGTTCCATGTCCAGGCCAGCTACATCGATGATTTCGTGTCCGGCATCGTCAGCGGCGCGTCGGACACCATGGATTCCTTTGTGAAGGAATACTTCAAGGGCGTCCCGGTCGAAGGCCGGGTCGTGTCCGGCTATGCCGCCGAGGAGATCGTCCGGGCTGCCGAGGAAGTCAGCGCGGATATGATCGTGCTGGGTACCCACGGCCGCAAGGGCATCGACAAGATTCTGTTCGGCTCCGTGGCCGAAAAGGTTATCAAGACCGCCGCGGTACCGGTGCTGTCCATGCGCCCCGAGATCAAGGCCGACTGA
- a CDS encoding CobW family GTP-binding protein, whose protein sequence is MASIPVTVLTGFLGAGKTTLLNRLLTENHGRRFVVIVNEFGEIGIDNDLVVSSDEEIYLMNNGCICCSVRGDLIRVLSGLAKRRGAYDAVLLETTGLADPASIVQTFAMDEDTREAFRLDSVTAVIDAMHFTRHAAENRQVLEQVVYADLVILNKTDLVAPEVLEQIRQTVGRVNDTAQIVEAVRCDVPIATLLDRNAFDLGKLLFGQPVLAEAATSNHIQEHGIESVSLTSDAPLDAEELGEFLSTLLQTKGQDIYRSKGIMAVAGAKQRFIFHGVHMFLETAWGTPWAAGETRQSRAVFIGRDLDREALKQGLAGCAAREEK, encoded by the coding sequence ATGGCTTCCATTCCCGTCACCGTACTCACCGGCTTTCTCGGGGCCGGCAAGACCACGCTGTTAAACCGCCTGCTCACCGAGAACCACGGCCGTCGTTTTGTCGTCATCGTCAACGAATTCGGCGAGATCGGCATCGACAACGATCTGGTTGTCTCCTCCGACGAGGAGATCTATCTCATGAATAATGGCTGTATCTGCTGCTCCGTGCGCGGCGACCTCATCCGCGTGCTTTCCGGGCTGGCCAAACGCCGGGGAGCCTACGACGCCGTGCTGCTTGAAACCACCGGACTGGCCGATCCCGCCTCCATCGTGCAGACCTTTGCCATGGACGAGGATACCCGTGAGGCCTTCCGTCTCGATTCCGTGACCGCCGTCATCGACGCCATGCATTTCACTCGCCACGCCGCCGAAAACCGGCAGGTCCTGGAACAGGTGGTCTACGCCGATCTGGTCATCCTCAATAAGACCGACCTCGTGGCCCCGGAAGTACTGGAGCAAATCCGCCAGACCGTGGGGCGCGTGAACGACACGGCGCAAATTGTCGAGGCCGTGCGTTGCGACGTGCCCATTGCCACGCTGCTTGACCGCAACGCCTTCGACCTCGGCAAACTCCTCTTCGGCCAGCCTGTCCTGGCCGAGGCCGCCACGAGCAACCACATCCAGGAACACGGCATCGAGTCGGTCAGCCTGACTAGCGACGCCCCCCTGGACGCCGAGGAGCTGGGCGAGTTTTTAAGCACGCTCCTTCAAACAAAAGGCCAGGATATCTATCGGTCCAAGGGCATCATGGCTGTGGCCGGCGCCAAGCAGCGGTTTATTTTCCACGGGGTGCACATGTTTCTGGAAACCGCCTGGGGCACGCCCTGGGCTGCGGGCGAAACGCGCCAGAGTCGGGCTGTGTTCATCGGCCGCGACCTCGACCGCGAAGCGCTCAAACAAGGGCTTGCCGGCTGTGCGGCCCGGGAGGAAAAATAA